DNA from Prunus persica cultivar Lovell chromosome G6, Prunus_persica_NCBIv2, whole genome shotgun sequence:
GCCTCTAATCTGCTGAAGAGAATATGGAAGTGCTTGTTTATTTAGACACCATATTGGTCACCTTGAGCCTCTTCCTTCTAATAAGTTACCATGCATATTTATGGCATACCTTCAAGACCAAGCCATCTCATACAACCATTGGAATTGACTCAATCAGAAGAAGAACATGGTTTCTAGAAATTAAGGAGGTAAGTCCAAAACCCTCTTCATGATTTTCGAAATCCCACTTGAAAAAAAAGCCTCAATTTGAGGTTTCTagtcttaattaaattaaatgatttGCAGAGTGATGGTTTGAAGGCTATGCTGGCAGTCCAAAGCTTGAGAAACACTCAAATGGTGGCAATATTCACAGCTTCAATAGCAATTGCCTTTAGCTTGGCCTTGGCTGCTCTGACCAACAATGCCTACAATGCAAGCCACCTCTTAATCGAAAGCCCCCTTTTCGGTTCACAGTCTGGAAGAATGTTTGCTCTCAAGTATGGCTTTGCCTCAGTTATCTTGCTGTTTAGTTCATTATGCAGCTCTATGGCCACCGTGTTCTTCATTGACACCATTTTTCTCATCAACGCTTCTGCTGAGTTCTCATCTTCTGGAATTACACAAACACTATTTGAAAGAGGATACATGTTGGCTCTCATAGGCCACAGGTTGCTCTGTATCTCATTTCCCCTTATGTTGTGGTTGTTTGGTCCAGTGCCTGTGGCATTGTCGTCCCTGGCCTTGGTTTGGTGGCTCTCTGAGCTTGATTTTGTTGGGAAATTCAACAAAAGCAATAGGCAAAGTCTCAGTTGAGGAACAAGTTAAGAAAGCAATGCAGATGcatgtatatttttataattatagtcGAACTCTAAGTTAACTCATCAGGTGATTATATATAACCGTCACttgttttatataattatgttcATATCCCTCTCACTCATCACGTGATTATATATAATCATCACCAGTTGTATATAATTAATGTTCTTATTTCTCTCATCACATAATTATACaactaaatatatattattctcTTAACCGATGCCAGTAAGAAAACTCACAGTAAATAGGTGGTCCAGAATCCTTGTGCAGTAATTTTAGTGCGCCCAATTGCTTTTGTTAGGTTCTAACTTCTAACTAAAGCAATTCTTTTGCAGTAGCCATACAAAAGCACCCAATTAGAAGTAGGCACACAACACAAGTTACACAACCATGGCCTTCATGTGGCTGAAAAAACATTCCGAGTTTAAAAATCGAATCAAACTTTATAACGCAATCGTTGCTTTCCCTTATGCAATTTCCATGACAAAATCAAtccatttaaaacatttgtGGACTGGCCACTAGAATCAATGCTTAGTCTTTTGCATATTCCTCCAACCCCACACCAAAACTTTAATGTCCATTATACACATTCCACAACTCTGCCTGCCAATTACGACACATTCACAAAAGGCATTTGCTGGTGACGAAATTTCCACTACCGTTTGCTCCTCCTAGACTCATTTGGGCTCTCTCATCAGTCACAATATATAGGATTGCTTTGGCTACAAATCCATCTCTGGTTATCTAGGAATTAAATATTCAAAGAACTTGAGATGGGAGTGGTTGTTTATCTAGACACCATTTTGGTCCCCTTGAGCCTCTTTGTCACAGTAGGCTACCATGCCTATCTCTGGCACAACTTCAAGAACAAACCCTCTCACACCACAATTGGGATCAACATGCTGAAAAGGAGAGCATGGTTTCTAGAGCTAAATGGGGTAATTAAGCCCAACCATATCCATCTAATCAACCCTCTAAACaccattattttattaattgtaTCTTAGATTACTTATTTTTGCTAATTTATACGATGATGTTGGCTATGCAGGGAGATGACAAGAAAGGCATGCTGGCAGTCCAAAGCTTGAGAAACACTCTGATGGGCACAACACTCACAGCCTCCATAGCAATTCTCATTGAAGTCTCATTGGCAGCTTTCATAAACAACAGCTATAGCGCAACCCACCTCTTCAGCCATGCATTTTTTGGGTCACAATCTACAATGATTTTTGCTCTGAAATATGGCTCAGCAGCATTGTCCTTGGCAGTGAGCTTCTTGTGCAGCTCCATGGCAATTGGGTTTTTGATTGATGCCAATTTCTTGATAAATGCATCTGGTGATCATGAGTTCACATCTTCTGGAAACATAAGAACCATATTTGAGAAAGGCTTCATTCTGGCTTTTGTGAGCAGCAGAATGCTCTGCATCACTTTTCTCATGCTGCTGTGGATGCTTGGTCCTGTCCCAGTTTGGTTGTCATCTCTTGCTCTGGTTTGGGGGCTTTATGGGCTTGATTTTGTTGGGAAGTTGTCAAAAGACAACAAGCAAAACCTCAGTTGAAGACTGAAGagaaaatatatacacatatgttTTTTGtagtgattttgatttttatgttATGCTGCGAATATTTGGGACTTTGGTGTTTCCTGGTGCTCATATGCcataataaaattactatCTTCTGATTCATTGCATGATTGCATCCATGGAAGTAGGACCTTATAATTGAGTATAGGGTTTTCAACACTTTGCTTTATAGACTTTATCCATGCATTgagaaatcaaagaagaatGACATCATCTtatcaacaagaaaaaaagaaaaagagaagaggaatgACAGCAATGGGCCTTTTTTTAGTAGACCAATGCCATAGCCCAACtgaaacttcatttttgaGCCTTGGGCCGCTTGTTGTTCTTATCAACATGATTTCGTATACTTCGGTTGTTGTTACTGAACTTTGTCTTGTGCACTACCATTTGCATTCAACAGCTACTAGGACAAGTCTTTTGTAATGAAATATATTCGATTAACGTCATACTTTCAGCTGCCAATATATTCCTACGTCCGATGCATCTGTCATATAATTTGTACACCATatgttatattataaaataaattagttaGGACTAGTAAAATTTCTGGATCATCCCCTACAAAGGAAACTGATAAATTAATGTTCAAATAAAATGTTCTCGTTCtagattttaaataaataaataaaaagttccATACGTTCTAGATAATCATGACgtgtaaaattttatttagtgAATTAACTTTGATAcaga
Protein-coding regions in this window:
- the LOC18772246 gene encoding uncharacterized protein LOC18772246 gives rise to the protein MEVLVYLDTILVTLSLFLLISYHAYLWHTFKTKPSHTTIGIDSIRRRTWFLEIKESDGLKAMLAVQSLRNTQMVAIFTASIAIAFSLALAALTNNAYNASHLLIESPLFGSQSGRMFALKYGFASVILLFSSLCSSMATVFFIDTIFLINASAEFSSSGITQTLFERGYMLALIGHRLLCISFPLMLWLFGPVPVALSSLALVWWLSELDFVGKFNKSNRQSLS
- the LOC18773401 gene encoding uncharacterized protein LOC18773401 gives rise to the protein MGVVVYLDTILVPLSLFVTVGYHAYLWHNFKNKPSHTTIGINMLKRRAWFLELNGGDDKKGMLAVQSLRNTLMGTTLTASIAILIEVSLAAFINNSYSATHLFSHAFFGSQSTMIFALKYGSAALSLAVSFLCSSMAIGFLIDANFLINASGDHEFTSSGNIRTIFEKGFILAFVSSRMLCITFLMLLWMLGPVPVWLSSLALVWGLYGLDFVGKLSKDNKQNLS